From Cucumis melo cultivar AY chromosome 1, USDA_Cmelo_AY_1.0, whole genome shotgun sequence, a single genomic window includes:
- the LOC107991156 gene encoding pyruvate kinase 2, cytosolic-like isoform X1, with protein sequence MPIIATWGVKNKIDFLSLSHARHVEDVRQARQFLSKLGDLNQTQIFAKIESVEVFLFQKATLYRCNMAGKPAVLTRVVDSMTNNLRPTRAVATHVANAVLDGSVQFFLGLRHCVDYIQ encoded by the exons ATGCCT ATCATAGCTACGTGGGGAGTAAAAAACAAGATTGACTTCCTCTCTCTGTCACATGCTAGACATGTGGAAGATGTTCGACAA GCTCGACAATTTCTTTCTAAGCTAGGTGACCTTAACCAAACTCAAATATTTGCAAAGATTGAAAGTGTAGAG GTGTTTTTGTTTCAGAAAGCTACCCTTTATAGATGTAATATGGCTGGAAAGCCTGCTGTTTTAACTCGTGTGGTAGACAGCATGACTAACAACTTGAGACCTACACGTGCAGTAGCTACTCATGTTGCCAATGCTGTACTTGATG GAAGTGTGCAATTCTTCTTGGGGCTGAGACATTGTGTGGATTACATCCAGTAG
- the LOC107991156 gene encoding uncharacterized protein LOC107991156 isoform X2 codes for METVPENSIPGLSDSIAKIREDVKSGVENLTEECVSTMADVTRLLMKVFIFLVLICETKCTPIHGSTEVFEVKGDDVGCVVKNSAMLVGTMYTLHAAEIHIDLPTLTEKDKE; via the exons ATGGAGACCGTTCCTGAGAATTCCATCCCTGGGTTGTCTGATTCTATTGCGAAG ATTAGAGAAGATGTAAAATCTGGTGTAGAAAATTTAACAGAGGAGTGTGTATCCACAATGGCAGACGTTACTAGGCTTCTAATGAAGGTTTTTATCTTCCTCGTGCTAATATGCGAAACTAAGTGCACCCCTATCCATGGAAGTACGGAG GTTTTCGAAGTGAAAGGAGATGATGTTGGTTGTGTGGTAAAGAACTCTGCCATGTTGGTTGGTACAATGTACACTTTGCATGCTGCTGAAATTCACATTGATCTTCCAACACTTACTGAGAAAGACAAAGAGTAA